DNA sequence from the Leuconostoc lactis genome:
GCCCCGCCAAAAATAATCGCCGTCGTCACACGATACAAAGCTGCTAGCGGCCATACCATATCACTCATATGCACAACCGTTGGTATCGTCTGGGCTGGGCTGATGCTTAACACAAAGATTACCTGCAAAATCAACAAGACAATGCTTAGCCACCAGCCTGCCTGTCCAAGCCACTGCTTCAAATACCAAACCAGACTCATCATGACCCAGGCGGCTAACAACGTCGCCCCAGCCATTAGCCAAATATTACCAATCGTCACATGCCAAAACGGCGCACTACCGACCATCAAGCCAACAGCTAACAAGCTGAACACGCCCGCTAGTTGGAAATTTTCCCACCACTGTTCTAAGGCTAACGCCTCTTGACGTGTTGCTTTCACAGGTAGTAGTAACCCAAACAATACAGCCAGCACTGTCACGGCCACCACCAATAATTGTGGCAATAAGGTTTGTCCGGTTTGCTTAATGGGTTGTAAATCAACCGTCTGATAGCGTATCATCTGCGTCAATGGTGACGCATCGTGCTGATCCGCCTGTTCACCCAACATACTGTTAAGCTGACTGGCCACGTCAGCTTGGCCTTGCTGTAGCGCATTGGCACCAGCTTGAATCGTGCCTGATTGCTCACTTAACGCTTTAGCCTGTGATAAATTAGCACTGATTGTGCCAATGCCACCAACAATCGTAGTTTGCATCGTATAAGATAGATTATTAATCGCCACTGCCATGGCCTGAATTTTTGCTGTGTCACCAGCATTAACGGCATCATTTAGTTGTGCCGAATAATTTGCCAATTTTGCCACCGCATCATTGGCGTTATCCTTTAAATCACTGGCAGATTGCGCATCAATACGATTCCCAACAACTTGCAAATTCACTTGCAAATCATCTGCTTGCTGCGAGAGTTGTTGACTTTGTTGCGCAATTTTTTTCAACGCCGTGTTATTTGCCGGACCAACTAGCAACGCGTTATTCTGACGGGTCAACGCTGCTGATAATGCCTGTGTGAGGTACTGGGCAGCAAATGGGCTTTGCCCACTCGCTAGCCACTGTGAAATTGGCGCAACTTGACCAGTTTGTTTAAAGTCAGCCAATTGTTGTGTCAACGTTGCTGGCATCATCACGACACTATTGACCTTACCAGCGCGCAAAGCTGCTTTGGCTTGTGCTACGCTGCGATAATCAACCGCGGTCAACGCTGTATCTTGATGCAATAACTTGCTAAAATCAGCCCCAATATTGCGCTGTTGATCTTGATATTGACCACCACGATCTTGATTGACAACCGCAACACGTAGTTTAGTTGCCTGTTGGTTCTGATGTCCTAAAACACCCAGCATACCGGCTACCAAGATGACCGGTGTGATCGTGGCTACTAGCCACTTCACGAGCTGTCGCTTATTTTTAAATAGGGATTGCCAACTGAACATAAAAAAACCTCTTTTATCTATTATTACTAGCATAACGATAAAAAGGCTTTTTGGGGTTATCTTTATAAAGTTTTATGACTTTTACAACATTTTTGCGCGTTGGTCATACTGACGCAACTACACAATACACCATTATTCGCCTGCAGTCTCCAACAAACCATAGCGGCCATCCTTACGCTTGTAAATGACAGCATCTGTGTTGGTTTCTGCATCCTTGAAGATGAAGAAATTGTGCGCTAACAAATCCATTTGTAGGGCTGCTTCTTCAGGTGACATTGGCTTCAAATCCACATGCTTTGTTCGTACGACTTGGATTGCATCATCGTCCACTTCTGTTTCAGGAATTTCACCTTCTGCATCAATGCCCTTGAAGCCAGTTGCACGTGACTTACGATTAATCTTCGTCTTATACTTACGTACTTGACGTTCAAGCTTATCAGAAACTGCATCAATCGCTGCATACATGTCAGGGTCAATAGCTTCCGCGCGTAAAACAACGTACGGTAGTACAATGGTAACTTCGGCCTTATCAGACTTATCAGACTGGTAAGTTCTCAAATTGACATTAGCAGTCGCTTTTTCGCCGATGTAACGGTTCAACTTTGTCAGACGCTTCTCCACATACTCACGAAGGGCATCTGTTACCTCGATATTCTCGCCTCGTACATTAAAATCTAACATAATCAATTCCTCCATCTAAGTTACTACATTTATTATACCATAGCTGTAAGCGTTTTCTGTAAAAATGTTCATTTTCTCATCATTAACGCGCCAATGACAAACTTTTGACCTCTTTTGCGCCTAATTGGTATAACAATGCTGCTGCATGATATAACGTGTTGCCTGTTGTATAGACATCATCAACAAGTAACACGCGCTGATCACCCAAATCTTTGGTCACCGCAATGGAAAATGGCTGTTTTCGGTGTAAACGGGCCGCACGATCTCGCTGTGACTGATGTGCCTTTTGCTGTTGCGTCACTTGCAGTAATGCCTGATAAGGGACCCCTTCAAATAGTCCTAGCGTTTGATTAAATCCCCGTCGTAACATCGTATCATGACTAACCGGTACCGGCACAACCATATCCATAGCCATAGTATGCACTTTTTGAATTAACTCACGATTAAATACGGAACGCAGCAGATAATCCCCGTTAAATTTATACGCCTTCATATACTGTCGCATCGCCTCATTGTATTGATATAACGCACAATGCGCTAATAATTGCTGCCCTTGTTGTTGCCAACGGCGACAATCTTGACACAACGTATCATCAACTTGTTGTCGGCCGCAACCAGCACACGCTGCCGTAATACTTTGAAACCGTTGCCGACACGGCTCACAAATTACCGCGTTGTCCAATGTTATCACGCCGAGTGCTTGCAACAGATTCAGTTCGTCGTGTATTGGTTGTTGACATAGCAAACACATCATGTCACACCACCTAACTTTTGGCCACGTCGATTCATTTGCCTAATTTGATGCCGAGCAGCTAAAACGTGGTAATTAACGTGAGTCACATAGGCGATAACTAACCCACTCGGATAGTCAGGATGCCGGCCGACACGGCCTGCCATTTGAACCAAAGCATTTTCACTAAATACCGGCTCTTCCGCGCCCAAAATCAACACATCTAATGCCGGAAACGTCACTCCACGTTCCAAAATCGTGGTCGTCACAAGAAATTGCACGGTCCCATCTCGCATGCGTTGCACTCTTGCTTGGCGCTGCGCATCGTCTGCGGACACATAATCCCCTAATTGTTCGGGGAATCGCTGACTTAAGGCCGCATAAATTGGTTTAAGATCTGCAATATGTGGCACAAAAATCAATAAACGCCGTTTGGCCATTAAGCGTTGTTGAACCTGTTGATAAAAATGCATCGGCAGTTTGTGTCGCCAATTGTTCACCAGCCGCAGTCGTATCTCGGGTAATAAATGTTGATGAAAGCGTAATGGGAGATAGGAAACGGCCAGTTGTTGCCGCTTGACTCGTTGACGTAATTGCTTTGTCGGCGTTGCCGTCAGATAAATCACCGTACTTTGGTTTTTTTTGGCTTTGTTCACAGCAAAGTTAAGCATGGCATCCCCAGCGAAGGGAAAGCTGTCAACTTCATCAATAATTAGTACGTCAAAAGCCGCTGAAAAACGTAACATTTGATGCGTTGTCGCTAAAACCAACTGCGTATAGGCATAGGGTTGCGGTTGTTCGCCATACAAAACGACCAGCGGTGTCTGTTGAAAGGCTGCTTGTAAGCGTGGCGCCAGTTCCAAAATCACATCAATGCGCGGTGACACAATGGCAACGCGTTGTTTTGCTTGCAGCGCGCGATGAATGACTGGAAAGAGCATTTCGGTTTTACCCGCACCCGTCACCGCCCAAACTAAGTGTGCCCGTTTTTGAGTTAACGTTGCCAATAAGGCACGACTGACCTGTCGTTGTTGCGCCGTCAATTGTCCGGTCCACGTTAATGTCGTGTCACCGTTAAATCGGTTGGGTTCTGGTAGCGATACTAATACATCCAACGTACTCACACGTCCCAATGCTAAACACGCCCGACAATAAAATTGTTTGTTAGGGAGTGCCTCGCGTTGGCTTTGCCCACAGCGCTGACAGATCGTGTGATGAAAGGCTGGGACAACCTGAC
Encoded proteins:
- a CDS encoding ComF family protein codes for the protein MKAYKFNGDYLLRSVFNRELIQKVHTMAMDMVVPVPVSHDTMLRRGFNQTLGLFEGVPYQALLQVTQQQKAHQSQRDRAARLHRKQPFSIAVTKDLGDQRVLLVDDVYTTGNTLYHAAALLYQLGAKEVKSLSLAR
- a CDS encoding ABC transporter permease, whose translation is MFSWQSLFKNKRQLVKWLVATITPVILVAGMLGVLGHQNQQATKLRVAVVNQDRGGQYQDQQRNIGADFSKLLHQDTALTAVDYRSVAQAKAALRAGKVNSVVMMPATLTQQLADFKQTGQVAPISQWLASGQSPFAAQYLTQALSAALTRQNNALLVGPANNTALKKIAQQSQQLSQQADDLQVNLQVVGNRIDAQSASDLKDNANDAVAKLANYSAQLNDAVNAGDTAKIQAMAVAINNLSYTMQTTIVGGIGTISANLSQAKALSEQSGTIQAGANALQQGQADVASQLNSMLGEQADQHDASPLTQMIRYQTVDLQPIKQTGQTLLPQLLVVAVTVLAVLFGLLLPVKATRQEALALEQWWENFQLAGVFSLLAVGLMVGSAPFWHVTIGNIWLMAGATLLAAWVMMSLVWYLKQWLGQAGWWLSIVLLILQVIFVLSISPAQTIPTVVHMSDMVWPLAALYRVTTAIIFGGAVQQDLLILALWWLVLTILLVSYYRMKQRQNFKNELSQS
- the hpf gene encoding ribosome hibernation-promoting factor, HPF/YfiA family, which encodes MLDFNVRGENIEVTDALREYVEKRLTKLNRYIGEKATANVNLRTYQSDKSDKAEVTIVLPYVVLRAEAIDPDMYAAIDAVSDKLERQVRKYKTKINRKSRATGFKGIDAEGEIPETEVDDDAIQVVRTKHVDLKPMSPEEAALQMDLLAHNFFIFKDAETNTDAVIYKRKDGRYGLLETAGE
- a CDS encoding DEAD/DEAH box helicase yields the protein MEKYYGRQIVQAKIDPIPTTCQVVPAFHHTICQRCGQSQREALPNKQFYCRACLALGRVSTLDVLVSLPEPNRFNGDTTLTWTGQLTAQQRQVSRALLATLTQKRAHLVWAVTGAGKTEMLFPVIHRALQAKQRVAIVSPRIDVILELAPRLQAAFQQTPLVVLYGEQPQPYAYTQLVLATTHQMLRFSAAFDVLIIDEVDSFPFAGDAMLNFAVNKAKKNQSTVIYLTATPTKQLRQRVKRQQLAVSYLPLRFHQHLLPEIRLRLVNNWRHKLPMHFYQQVQQRLMAKRRLLIFVPHIADLKPIYAALSQRFPEQLGDYVSADDAQRQARVQRMRDGTVQFLVTTTILERGVTFPALDVLILGAEEPVFSENALVQMAGRVGRHPDYPSGLVIAYVTHVNYHVLAARHQIRQMNRRGQKLGGVT